TTGACGGTCTCCGCCCCGGAAGAGGTAGAAATGGCACGAATAAAATACCTGAGTAAAAAAGGCAGTATATCTTCCCTGATGGATGGCTTTCGTTCTGTTCCTGCTGAACAGAAGCGTGAAGTGGGTATGCGGTTGAATGGACTGAAACAGAAAGCAATCGAAAAAATTGAATTATTGAAGAAGCAGTTTGAAAACAATGGTGCTGCCCACGGCGATATAGATCTGTCGCGTACAGCTTATCCCATCCCTTTGGGAACACGCCATCCGCTTTCAATTGTCAAAGAAGAGATTTGTGATATTTTCAAACGACTCGGCTTCTCCATTGCCGAAGGACCGGAGGTAGAGGACGACTGGCATGTGTTTTCATCTTTGAATTTTGCGGATGACCATCCTGCGCGCGACATGCAGGATACGTTCTTCGTTCAAAGCGATCCTCAGATCGTATTGCGCACGCATACCTCTTCTGTACAGACCCGAGTGATGGAAAAGACAGATCCTCCAATCCGGATCATTTGCCCGGGACGTGTGTACAGGAACGAAGCGATCTCTTACCGCGCCCACTGCTTTTTCCACCAGGTAGAAGCTCTCTATATCGACAAGGATGTGTCATTTGCCGACCTGAAACAGGCGTTACTCTTTTTTGCCAGGGAAATGTTTGGCGAACAGACAAAAATTCGGCTGCGTCCTTCCTATTTCCCCTTTACCGAGCCTAGTGCAGAGATGGATATCTCCTGCAATATCTGTGGAGGGAAAGGGTGTCCGTTCTGCAAGCATACCGGATGGGTGGAAATA
This window of the Proteiniphilum saccharofermentans genome carries:
- the pheS gene encoding phenylalanine--tRNA ligase subunit alpha, whose translation is MIEKIEALLSEIEQLTVSAPEEVEMARIKYLSKKGSISSLMDGFRSVPAEQKREVGMRLNGLKQKAIEKIELLKKQFENNGAAHGDIDLSRTAYPIPLGTRHPLSIVKEEICDIFKRLGFSIAEGPEVEDDWHVFSSLNFADDHPARDMQDTFFVQSDPQIVLRTHTSSVQTRVMEKTDPPIRIICPGRVYRNEAISYRAHCFFHQVEALYIDKDVSFADLKQALLFFAREMFGEQTKIRLRPSYFPFTEPSAEMDISCNICGGKGCPFCKHTGWVEILGCGMVDPNVLENCGIDSKVYSGYALGMGIERITNLKYQVKDLRLFSENDVRFLEQFQSAH